The region CGGCGGAGTACCATATCAATACCCTTATCGCGTAAAGCTGTCCGCAGGTCGTTTTCGGTGTGGGCAGATTTAAGGGCTTCGGCGACGATGCCTTTTGTCCCCGCCGTCGAGCGGTCGGCTTTGATAGCTTCGCCCGATTTCCGCATACCTTCCTCCAAGTGGGCTACGCCTGATTTCTTACCGAACAGGGAAGATTTCAGCGGTTTGCCTACACGGTTGCCGTCCGCATCGAGCGCGGAGTAAACCAAACCTGTGTACTTATGCCCTTTGTTGTCGCCCTCTACCTTTTCTACCCCTACATTATATAAGGATAAAAGGGCGCGGTACTCGGCAAAGGATTGGAAACGGTACATTTCCGAAAGCGGCTTAATAACGTTACCGACCTGCGTTTTAAGGTTTCCGGCTGAAACGTCCACCGGGGCAAGCTGCCACGCTTCGCCCTGCTTCTGCCCTTTGGCGGGTATCAGGTTAAATTCCGATTCCAACTGCTGTACGATACGGTTGCTGCGGTCTTTCTCGAACTTGTCGGGAACGAGCGAACCGTCGGTCTTCACACGGGTAGTAACCAAGTGGATATGCTGGCGGTCTATATCTTCGTGTTTGAAAATCATATAGGGTTGCCCGCCATAGCCCAAGCGTTCAAGGTACTGCCGCCCGATGTAGGCAAGCTGTGCATCGGTCAGCTTGTCGTCCGGGTGCGGATTCAGCGAAATATGTACGACGGGCTTTTTCGTTCGCTTATGTGAAGGCATAAACCGCTCGAAATCTTCCACACAATCGTAGGCATTAAACCGTCCGTCGGCAGGTTCAAGGACTAAATTACATCCCAGAATTTTGCCTAACCCTTCATCGACTTTCTGCTGATTGTATGCCAATGCGCCGTACAAATTGCTACCGTGATTGATTTTTGCGACCATTCAGCTACCGGATTTTAGCCTTAAAATCCTCGCATAAAGCCAGCACTTCGCGCCCGATTTTCGACAATTCGATTGTATGTTGCTCCAATTTATAGAGCAACGACAAGGCTTTTTTCTCCCCGAAAGTCGTGTGAAGCTGCTTAACGGTTTGGTTGTAATTGACACCGACGGCACGTATCTGCCCGTAAAAAGCGGTCAGCTTCGATACAAATTCAGCCGTCGAAGCATCGGTTTTTACCACACGGAACTCGTCGCCGAAGATGCGGGCGGCAATGAAACCGGATAGCGAAGCGAGGGCGGACTGCTCAAACATGGCGAGGAACTCGGCGTGTTGCACGTCGGTCAGGTTCACGGTCAGGCGGTGTGTCGCCGGGTCGTTCTTCGGGGGTCTGCCCCCTTTACCCCGTTTGCGGGGCGGATTCTTTTCATTCATAACTGATTTTTTTAGTGGTTGAAAAATCTGTTACGCGAGGCTCGCCGACATCATCAAGCTGCCGACTTCGGAGGTCAGCGTGAAGCTCCCGGCAGGGCAAGAGGTTGAGTGCTGCAAAACTTGTTTTGCGATGCAATCAACACATCTTGCTATTTGCCAAAATGCAAATGGTTTTCCCGCAGCGGGAAAAGATTTACCCCAATATTCAAAGGGTAAATTTTTGCATCCGCCGGGGGCTTTGGGAGAGGGGAATCCCAACCTTAAAAATACCCCGAACCCGGCGCGTAACATTTCATGCTGCAAAGTTATCGCCTTATTCAATGCGCTGTATATCAAACATCAACGCCACTCGAAGCCAGAAGCGACCACCACCCGGAAACATGATGCAAGTACCAAAAAGAAGGCTTTAATTTGCCGTCAGAAAATCAATAATGACGTATCCCTCCGCGTCAATATGCAGCCGGATAATTAAAGAAATGGAAAGCCGGATAGTTGATTTTGTACTGTCGTATTGTTGTGCTGTCGTACTGAAATACTGTCGTACCGAAACAATGCTGTGTACCAGCAGGGATTCGGATAAGCAAAAAAGAAAATAAACAGATTATCAGACAGGCAAATCACTGAACCGGCAATCATGTATTTATGGATTGATTAGAAACAGTACCGCTTTGACGGTGCATTGAAACAGAGTATCAACAAATTAAAAAAACAGAAAAATGGAAAAGCAAGCAAGTAAAAAAGAACCGAAGTATGTAGCGTTCTCAACCCAAAAGGGCGGTGCGGGTAAAACCACCCTGACCGTTTTAGTCGCAAGCTACCTGCATTATGCAAAAGATTACAAGGTAGCGGTAATCGACTGCGATTTCCCGCAGCACTCAATCCACGAAATGAGGGAGCGGGATTTTAAGATGGTCGAGAACGACGAGTTTTACAAAGGCATGGCTTACGAACAGATTACCAAGTTGGGTGGTAAGAAATTCTACCCCATTGTGGAGAGCAGCCCGCAGGAAGCCTTAAACGATGCAGATGCGCTTTGCGGGCAGGAAGAATACGATTATATCTTCTTCGACCTGCCCGGAACACTCAACAACAAAGATTTGGTCGTTGCTCTTGCCAACATGGATTATATCGTCGCGCCTATTGCCGCCGACAGGGTGGTTATGGAAAGTACGCTTAACTACCTGATTTCCGTAAGGGATAACATCGTAAATACGGGTAAGACCAACATTAAAGCCATGTACCTGCTTTGGAACATGGTAGACGGGCGGGAGAAATCCGAACTATACGAAATTTACGAGGGGGTTATTAAGGAGTTGGATTTTCCCGTCCTTAAAACCTTTATCCCGAACAGCCTGCGTTTCCGCCGGGAGCAATCCGAATCCCGCCGACCGCTGTTCCGCTCCACTCTGTTCCCTGTGGATAAGAGCCTGATTAAAGGCAGCAACATCGACGCGCTGGCTGACGAACTGCTCGAACTCTTAATGTAATGCGCTATGGCTAAAAGAGTAGATACAACGGGCTTGGATGCCGACTTTGTAATCAATCAGGCGAAACCGAGCAACCGGGAAAAGGAGTTGAAACCTTATGACCCGTCCGCTTCCGAACCTGCGCCTGTCGAGGAACCGGAACAGCTACCGGAATCTCCGGCAGAACAGAAAGAACCACCCAAGCGAAAGCGGAACCAGTCGGCAAATTATAAGGAAACATTTTTGAAACGCAATGAGATTAAGACTCGCCAATGCGTCTATATCAGCTACGATGTTCATGCGAAGATTGCAAAACTCGTCCGGGCTTTGGTCGATACCGGAAACGAAATAAGTGTCGGCGGCTATATCGACACGGTTTTGAACGAGCATTTGCAACAGCATAAAGAAGAAATAAACGAATTGTACCGCCAACGTGAAGGCGACTTAATCTAATGTAAGGATATGGAAAAGTATTTTATCGGGGCAATTCTGCTCTACGCGCTTATTGTCGCCTGTTACATGGTTTGGGAACGGTCGGTAAAACGGAAGAAAAATGCGGCGCGGAAAAAGGGGTATAACCCTTTTAAGCCTTCCCCGAAAGAGGATATAGTCGGCAAAAGCAAATTTACCATGCGCCACTCGAAGCCAGAAGCTACCACGCTGGAAATGAGCGAAAAAGCAATAGAAAACCACGCTATATTTGCAGACGTGAACGCACAAGCTGCCGCAGAAATTCCTTCGGGAAATGTCCTGCCAGCCGAGAGGGAACAGGTAGAAACGTCCGGTCATACGGCGGATAATTCCGGTGAAGAAATAGATATAGTTATCGAAAACGAGCCGGAGGGGGAATTTGAAACCGATGATGAGGATTTAGACACTTGGGAAAGCGAGGCGGCAGAGGACGAAACCGCAAGTAGCCGGGCTACGGGCATCGGCTTCGACGACCTTGCCGGGGTGGTGCAAACGGTGGGGAACGCCGAAAACGCCACTACCGAAGAAAGGGAAGAAGCCGGGCGGGTGCTTGCCGAGATACGAAAGACCGAGATATTCGGGCAACTTGTATCGGACGAGCCGAAAAAGAAAGAAGTCGTTTCCAACCTTATGGACGATTATTTCTCCGCCTACTATCGTCAGCGGGAAGCCTACCCCGAACCGACGGTAAAAGCCCCTGCCAATTTCAATGTACGCAGTATGGCGTAAATGTAAAACAGATTAAAAGTAACGGAAATGAAAGAACGAGATTACGGATAGCTACGCGCTACCGACCACTAAAAAAATCAGAGAATAAAAAGTAAACAAAAATCCCGGCGGTAAGGGGGAATCATCCCACCCCCTGCCGCCTTAAATTAAAAAAGCAATGACAAAAAAGAGAGTTCTTTTGTCGGCGGCGTTTGTAATCGCTGCTGTTTCTTCCGCCTTTGCACAAGGCAACGGTATCGGGGGCATCAATGATGCTACCACAATGGTAACATCGTATTTCGACCCCGGAACAAAATTGATTTACGCCATTGGTGCGGTCGTAGGGCTGATTGGCGGCGTGAAAGTCTATAACAAGTTCAGTTCAGGCGACCCCGACACGTCAAAAACCGCCGCAAGCTGGTTCGGCGCGTGTATCTTCCTTATCGTAGCGGCGACTATCCTGCGCTCCTTCTTCCTGTAATAAACTCCATAGATACAACAAGATATGGAGTACAATGTAAATAAAGGCATTGGAAAAAGCGTCGAGTTCAAGGGGCTGAAATCTCAATACCTGTTCATCTTCGCGGGCGGCTTGCTGTCTGTGTTCGTGGTCTTTGTCATTATCTATATGATAGGCATAGACCAATGGATATGTATAGGTTTCGGGGTTATTGCCGCGTCGGTGCTGGTATGGTTTACATTCCGCCTGAACGCCCAGTACGGGGAACACGGCTTAATGAAATTGATGTCAAAACGCCAGCATCCCCGTTACCTTATCAACCGCCGGAACTCGCGCCGCTTTTTCCGTGTGCCTAACAGAAAGGGGGTGGCTTATGCGTAACGTAATGAAAGCCGCCACCGTCGAGAGCAAATTTCCGCTCTTGGCGGTCGAACACGGTTGTATCATCAGTAAGGACGCGGATATAACGGTAGCTTTTCGGGTGGACTTGCCCGAACTCTTTACCGTTACCGCCGCCGAATATGAAATGATACATTCCGCTTGGGGCAAGGCTATCAAGGTATTGCCCGATTACTCGGTTATCCATAAGCAGGATTGGTTCGTAAAAGAGAACTATAAGCCTGCGACCGATGCCGACGATATGAGCTTCCTTTCCCGCTCGTTCGAGCGTCATTTCAACGAAAGACCGTATTTGAATCACACCTGCTTCCTGTTCCTGACAAAGACGACAAAGGAGCGTATGCGTATGCAGTCGAACTTTTCGAGCCTTTGCCGGGGTAATATTATCCCGAAAGAAGTAAACAGGGACACGGCGGTTAAGTTTTTGGAATCGGTCGGACAGTTTGAGCGTATTGTCAATGACAGCGGCTTTGTTCGCCTGACGCGCTTAACCTCCGACGAGATTATGGGAACGCCCGAAAGCGCAGGACTTATTGAAAAATACTTTGCCCTGTCGCTGGAAGATACGACTTGTCTGGAAGATATGGAACTCGGAGCGGACGGGCTGCGGATAGGTTCAAAAACAATCTGCCTGCATACGGTTTCGGATGTGGAAGATTTGCCCGGAACGGTGGGAACGGATATGCGCTATGAACGGCTATCTACGGATAGAAGCGATTGCCGATTGAGCTTCGCCGCGCCTGTGGGTCTTTTACTCTCCTGCG is a window of Barnesiella propionica DNA encoding:
- the mobB gene encoding conjugal transfer protein MobB; translated protein: MVAKINHGSNLYGALAYNQQKVDEGLGKILGCNLVLEPADGRFNAYDCVEDFERFMPSHKRTKKPVVHISLNPHPDDKLTDAQLAYIGRQYLERLGYGGQPYMIFKHEDIDRQHIHLVTTRVKTDGSLVPDKFEKDRSNRIVQQLESEFNLIPAKGQKQGEAWQLAPVDVSAGNLKTQVGNVIKPLSEMYRFQSFAEYRALLSLYNVGVEKVEGDNKGHKYTGLVYSALDADGNRVGKPLKSSLFGKKSGVAHLEEGMRKSGEAIKADRSTAGTKGIVAEALKSAHTENDLRTALRDKGIDMVLRRNDAGRIYGATFIDHNSRTVLNGSRLGKEFSANALNERFADYPQQKPVQDIPNAPVPDDSTKQQTPDLSGIGDAAGSLFSILTPDAGGQENNLPQPKRRKKKKRRYGRQM
- the mobA gene encoding conjugal transfer protein MobA, which codes for MNEKNPPRKRGKGGRPPKNDPATHRLTVNLTDVQHAEFLAMFEQSALASLSGFIAARIFGDEFRVVKTDASTAEFVSKLTAFYGQIRAVGVNYNQTVKQLHTTFGEKKALSLLYKLEQHTIELSKIGREVLALCEDFKAKIR
- a CDS encoding ParA family protein, producing MEKQASKKEPKYVAFSTQKGGAGKTTLTVLVASYLHYAKDYKVAVIDCDFPQHSIHEMRERDFKMVENDEFYKGMAYEQITKLGGKKFYPIVESSPQEALNDADALCGQEEYDYIFFDLPGTLNNKDLVVALANMDYIVAPIAADRVVMESTLNYLISVRDNIVNTGKTNIKAMYLLWNMVDGREKSELYEIYEGVIKELDFPVLKTFIPNSLRFRREQSESRRPLFRSTLFPVDKSLIKGSNIDALADELLELLM
- a CDS encoding DUF3408 domain-containing protein yields the protein MAKRVDTTGLDADFVINQAKPSNREKELKPYDPSASEPAPVEEPEQLPESPAEQKEPPKRKRNQSANYKETFLKRNEIKTRQCVYISYDVHAKIAKLVRALVDTGNEISVGGYIDTVLNEHLQQHKEEINELYRQREGDLI
- a CDS encoding DUF4134 domain-containing protein; the encoded protein is MTKKRVLLSAAFVIAAVSSAFAQGNGIGGINDATTMVTSYFDPGTKLIYAIGAVVGLIGGVKVYNKFSSGDPDTSKTAASWFGACIFLIVAATILRSFFL
- a CDS encoding DUF4133 domain-containing protein; the protein is MEYNVNKGIGKSVEFKGLKSQYLFIFAGGLLSVFVVFVIIYMIGIDQWICIGFGVIAASVLVWFTFRLNAQYGEHGLMKLMSKRQHPRYLINRRNSRRFFRVPNRKGVAYA